One genomic segment of Paenibacillus xylanexedens includes these proteins:
- a CDS encoding type I polyketide synthase produces the protein MQDNERLSLQHKMWNSLNQKLMHVLIVQMEQLVDVGTMAGASHCTSYPGVLPAYQRWMDHTLRILQRNPELVEFERSNIWSDWEEHEERWITQPEMRARVELADVMIRALPDIVTGKQSATEIMFPGGSMSRVEGIYKQNSIADYFNALLADEAAQLIRAFSEHGNRKIRILEIGAGTGGTSSMLFQKFEPYRELIQEYCYTDVSKSFLQHARKQYGPYYPYLTYSLLNIEEPLHSQGIEAGRYDLVVATNVLHATRQIRHTLRNAKALLTLKGKLLINEIIEDSLFNHITFGLLAGWWLFEDEQVRIPGTPLLHPNQWKAALELEGYFDIEFPASNAEGLGQQIISAASDGIVRQKHTFSSANQMLPAAGKEEPPKPQETITVQELEPALNALSLKAPAVDDRELKQACRMYLQKMIGAILDVEPEQIDPAEALEMYGLDSILIIQLTEQLNKEMGEHVSSVLFFEYTTLDALVNHFVEKRKFELISMLGLTEMQEESITEPKLNIGGISAEAATHLTESYKQKRPSEATGEVAIIGLAGRYAQADDMAEFWNNLMQGKNCITEIPSQRWDWRTHYHSEKGQKGTSYSRWGGFIRGIYHFDPLFFHISPKEAEQMDPQERQFLQTVYVAIEDAGYTPQALADSGTVGVYAGVMNGNYPTGASFWSIANRVSYTFNFTGPSLAVDTACSSSLTAIHLAMESLRNGTCDLAIAGGVNLIVDPVHYVRLSEKTMLTPDNECSPFGEGANGFVDGEGVGALLLKPLHLAEADGDFIYGIVKGSMINAAGRTKGYTAPNPGQQAKVISEAISRSGVDARTISYIEAHGTGTALGDPIEIEGLRRAFEKHTADRQFCAIGSVKSNIGHAESAAGIAGVSKILLQMRHGCLVPSLNAESSNPNIRFSQTPFHVQQHMTPWIRPVLDTPEGMREYPRIAGISSFGAGGANAHVILEEYRMDNKVNQKSVIAGDSNVPVMIVLSAKTEDRLRIKVRQLSQAVQDNAYTDLHLARIAYTLQTGREEMECRCAFTAYTIKEMLGKLQAYLTGETAHEQIFTGEIDIERNDNRLVDDDDMQELAASWIRKGKTVRLLEQWVRGMKLDWQQWYGTVKPQRISLPGYPFAEEHYMIPSLSSSSSGNEGFETTNVVAPSQTEWLHPLLHKNTSYLGSQRFSSRFTGNESFLRDHQVRGVSILPGAAHLEMAAAALRHSLPPEEHNREYNGNDHIRLHDLVWLHPASVEDQPLSVHLELQAERHQQGYRFEITSNAKAEAPSILCSQGFVSLIRSTRDTPVFQPADWHKCHGNNIVPPERGYQIFSRIGLVYGSTHRCISHLYTGQHSVMARLAMPLSGTKNLEEYELHPSMLDSAFQACLALAMDLSQEEDLSSEPWLPYALQQAEIYRPCSSVMWVEVRYTASSGPGHSMPRYDLTLYSDDGLLCANFEGLALRKWAATPQSQQDWTGEEAGLTNQFGDHLNNLHSLEPWTQDLTMPEAAATAENNAKLAVLTTVWAPLEQQSANEGVPSTEVFSAEKLLILCENAAMNIRFPRGDAFRRIVFPRQPSVAQMVDMLAAEGDCDHMIWHCHPGMSENRMTETNREEKESFVPELTRFFRFVKSLLHLGYGSRSLHLTVVTTNAQALAFDDTIDPDQAAIHGLTGSLAKEYAHWAIRVIDLNGGEILPMDAIADMTPDPHGNAYVWRDQEWYRQELVPVEYDSVPLAAYRQGGVYLVIGGAGGIGEVWTRYMIATYNAQVIWLGRSPLSPEIRHKIEQLGQLGPEPLYIQADASLPGRLEQAYESVIRRFGQVNGIIHSALVLSDRSLARMDEEIFNNVLSAKVQISEQVNALMSQLRKQPDFVLFFSSLNSFMKLPGQGNYVAACCYADALALQMNRKWPGRIKVVNWGYWGSVGSVVSEQVRQSMHQKGIGSIEAEEAHPILEWLMSGSLQQAVILKITRKPEMLVLNENQMLTVYR, from the coding sequence CACGCAGCCAGAAATGAGAGCAAGGGTGGAACTCGCTGACGTGATGATCCGGGCGCTGCCCGACATTGTTACAGGCAAACAGTCCGCAACAGAGATCATGTTTCCGGGTGGCTCCATGTCAAGAGTGGAGGGAATATACAAGCAAAATTCAATTGCAGATTATTTCAATGCACTGCTTGCAGATGAGGCCGCCCAGCTGATCCGGGCGTTCTCCGAGCATGGCAACCGCAAGATCCGCATTCTTGAAATCGGCGCTGGAACTGGAGGAACAAGCTCCATGCTGTTTCAAAAGTTCGAGCCCTACCGTGAACTTATTCAGGAATACTGTTACACGGACGTCTCCAAATCTTTTCTGCAACATGCAAGGAAACAATATGGGCCGTATTATCCCTACCTTACGTACAGCCTGCTCAATATTGAAGAGCCGTTGCATTCTCAGGGAATTGAAGCGGGACGATATGACCTGGTCGTGGCTACCAATGTGCTGCACGCCACACGTCAGATCCGCCATACTTTGCGCAATGCCAAAGCGTTGTTGACCTTGAAAGGTAAACTGCTAATCAACGAAATTATTGAGGATTCCCTGTTTAACCATATTACGTTTGGCTTACTGGCCGGATGGTGGCTGTTCGAAGACGAACAGGTGCGTATTCCCGGCACTCCGCTGCTGCATCCGAATCAGTGGAAAGCGGCACTCGAACTGGAGGGTTACTTTGACATAGAATTTCCCGCATCCAACGCCGAAGGACTGGGCCAGCAAATTATAAGCGCAGCGAGTGACGGAATAGTCCGGCAGAAACACACCTTTTCATCAGCGAATCAGATGCTGCCCGCGGCTGGAAAGGAAGAGCCTCCAAAGCCACAAGAGACTATTACAGTTCAAGAACTAGAACCAGCCTTAAACGCGTTAAGCCTGAAAGCCCCTGCTGTAGATGACAGGGAATTAAAACAAGCATGCAGGATGTATTTACAAAAGATGATCGGTGCCATTCTGGATGTAGAACCAGAGCAGATCGATCCCGCAGAAGCTCTAGAAATGTATGGGCTGGATTCCATTCTCATCATTCAGTTGACTGAGCAGCTAAATAAGGAAATGGGGGAGCATGTGAGCAGCGTGCTCTTTTTTGAATATACAACCCTTGACGCACTGGTCAATCATTTTGTGGAAAAGCGCAAGTTTGAGCTGATCTCGATGCTTGGGTTAACGGAAATGCAAGAGGAATCGATAACAGAGCCTAAACTGAATATTGGTGGAATTTCGGCAGAAGCTGCCACTCATCTAACTGAAAGTTACAAGCAGAAACGACCATCTGAGGCAACAGGTGAAGTAGCCATCATCGGGCTTGCCGGGCGTTACGCTCAGGCTGATGATATGGCAGAATTTTGGAATAATTTGATGCAGGGCAAAAATTGCATTACTGAAATACCTTCACAACGTTGGGATTGGAGAACCCACTATCATTCGGAGAAAGGACAAAAAGGAACGTCTTACAGCAGGTGGGGAGGATTTATTCGTGGTATCTATCACTTTGACCCGTTGTTCTTCCATATTTCTCCTAAAGAGGCTGAACAAATGGACCCTCAGGAGCGGCAGTTCCTGCAAACTGTCTATGTTGCCATCGAAGATGCGGGTTATACCCCTCAGGCTCTTGCCGATTCGGGTACAGTCGGTGTGTACGCAGGTGTAATGAATGGCAACTATCCTACCGGAGCTTCCTTTTGGTCCATAGCCAATCGGGTATCCTACACGTTTAATTTCACGGGGCCAAGTCTGGCCGTGGATACGGCATGCTCTTCCTCCTTGACGGCCATTCACCTGGCAATGGAAAGTCTGCGCAACGGCACCTGTGACCTAGCCATCGCAGGGGGTGTGAATCTGATCGTTGACCCGGTTCATTATGTCAGGTTATCCGAAAAAACCATGCTGACTCCAGACAACGAGTGCAGTCCTTTTGGAGAGGGAGCCAACGGTTTTGTGGACGGGGAGGGTGTTGGTGCATTACTGCTCAAACCGCTTCATCTGGCGGAGGCCGACGGGGATTTTATTTACGGCATCGTTAAAGGAAGCATGATTAATGCAGCGGGTAGAACAAAAGGATACACCGCGCCCAATCCCGGCCAGCAGGCAAAGGTGATCAGCGAAGCTATCTCGCGATCTGGCGTAGATGCCCGGACCATAAGTTATATTGAGGCACATGGCACCGGTACAGCACTGGGTGACCCGATTGAAATCGAAGGCTTGCGCAGGGCATTTGAGAAACATACAGCGGATAGACAATTTTGTGCAATCGGCTCGGTGAAGTCGAACATCGGCCATGCCGAGAGTGCGGCTGGCATCGCCGGGGTCAGCAAAATATTGCTGCAAATGCGTCACGGCTGCCTGGTGCCTTCACTGAATGCAGAGAGCAGCAACCCGAATATTCGGTTCAGTCAAACCCCATTTCACGTTCAGCAGCACATGACTCCATGGATTCGTCCCGTACTGGATACACCTGAAGGCATGCGCGAATATCCACGGATTGCGGGCATCTCCTCATTCGGAGCAGGCGGCGCCAATGCCCATGTCATCCTTGAAGAATACAGGATGGATAACAAGGTGAACCAGAAATCGGTGATAGCAGGAGATTCCAATGTACCGGTAATGATCGTCCTATCGGCAAAAACCGAAGATCGCCTCAGGATAAAGGTGAGACAACTTTCGCAAGCCGTTCAGGACAACGCTTATACGGATTTACATCTCGCTAGGATCGCCTACACGCTGCAAACCGGAAGAGAAGAGATGGAATGCAGATGCGCTTTCACGGCGTATACCATCAAGGAGATGCTAGGCAAATTGCAGGCGTATCTCACCGGGGAAACAGCACATGAACAGATATTCACCGGAGAGATCGATATTGAACGGAATGACAATCGACTTGTAGACGATGACGATATGCAGGAACTGGCAGCAAGCTGGATACGCAAAGGAAAAACGGTTCGGCTTCTGGAGCAATGGGTTCGGGGAATGAAGCTGGATTGGCAGCAGTGGTATGGAACGGTTAAACCACAGCGAATTAGTCTGCCGGGATACCCTTTTGCGGAAGAGCATTACATGATACCTTCTTTATCCTCCTCCTCATCAGGGAATGAAGGCTTTGAAACCACAAACGTCGTAGCGCCAAGCCAGACAGAATGGCTGCATCCGCTGCTGCACAAAAACACCAGTTATTTGGGCAGTCAGCGGTTTAGCTCACGTTTTACCGGAAACGAATCATTTCTGCGTGATCATCAAGTAAGAGGGGTGAGCATATTACCCGGAGCGGCTCATCTGGAGATGGCTGCAGCAGCTCTACGTCATTCCCTGCCGCCCGAAGAACATAACAGAGAGTACAACGGAAACGATCATATTCGTCTACATGATCTGGTATGGTTACATCCCGCATCTGTAGAGGATCAGCCGTTGTCTGTACATCTTGAATTGCAGGCCGAGCGACACCAACAGGGGTACCGATTTGAAATTACAAGCAATGCGAAGGCTGAGGCTCCATCCATATTATGCAGTCAAGGATTCGTTTCCCTGATTCGCTCCACAAGGGACACGCCTGTATTCCAACCTGCTGACTGGCATAAGTGTCATGGCAACAACATCGTTCCACCTGAGAGAGGTTATCAAATTTTTTCTCGAATAGGTCTGGTTTATGGAAGCACTCACCGCTGCATCTCACATTTGTATACGGGTCAGCACAGCGTTATGGCACGACTAGCCATGCCATTGTCGGGTACAAAAAATCTGGAGGAATACGAACTCCACCCATCCATGCTAGATTCGGCATTTCAGGCCTGTCTGGCACTTGCTATGGATTTGAGCCAGGAAGAAGATCTTTCGTCTGAGCCCTGGCTGCCATATGCACTGCAACAAGCGGAGATTTACAGACCATGTTCTTCTGTGATGTGGGTAGAAGTCCGTTATACCGCGAGCAGTGGTCCTGGGCATTCCATGCCTCGTTATGATCTCACACTCTATAGTGATGATGGATTGCTTTGCGCAAATTTTGAAGGTTTGGCGTTACGGAAGTGGGCTGCCACGCCCCAATCCCAGCAGGATTGGACCGGAGAGGAAGCTGGCTTGACTAATCAGTTCGGGGATCATTTAAATAATCTGCATTCACTGGAGCCCTGGACACAAGATCTGACCATGCCGGAGGCAGCGGCAACAGCTGAAAATAATGCTAAACTGGCCGTTCTTACAACGGTGTGGGCTCCATTAGAGCAACAATCAGCAAATGAAGGCGTTCCCAGTACTGAGGTGTTTTCGGCGGAAAAACTTCTAATTCTTTGCGAAAATGCCGCCATGAACATTCGGTTCCCGAGAGGGGATGCTTTTCGGCGGATTGTCTTTCCGAGACAGCCATCTGTGGCACAGATGGTGGATATGCTTGCGGCCGAGGGAGATTGCGATCATATGATCTGGCATTGTCACCCCGGTATGTCCGAGAATCGCATGACAGAAACAAACAGGGAAGAGAAGGAAAGCTTCGTACCCGAACTTACTCGTTTTTTCAGGTTTGTCAAAAGCCTTCTGCACCTGGGATACGGCTCCAGAAGTCTTCACCTCACGGTCGTTACAACGAATGCGCAAGCGCTCGCTTTCGATGATACCATCGACCCGGACCAGGCAGCCATTCATGGGTTGACGGGTTCACTTGCTAAGGAATATGCCCATTGGGCCATTCGCGTCATCGATCTGAATGGCGGCGAAATTCTCCCAATGGATGCTATTGCAGATATGACCCCGGACCCCCACGGAAATGCATATGTGTGGAGGGATCAGGAATGGTATCGCCAGGAATTAGTGCCTGTAGAATACGATTCCGTTCCACTAGCCGCTTATCGGCAGGGAGGGGTCTATTTGGTTATTGGCGGAGCCGGAGGAATTGGCGAAGTCTGGACACGTTATATGATTGCGACCTACAACGCCCAAGTGATCTGGCTAGGAAGAAGTCCCCTGAGTCCCGAGATTCGGCATAAAATCGAACAGTTGGGCCAGTTAGGGCCAGAGCCTCTTTATATCCAGGCAGACGCTTCGCTCCCCGGTCGTCTGGAACAGGCTTATGAGTCTGTCATAAGGCGGTTTGGACAGGTTAATGGAATAATCCACTCTGCACTAGTGTTGTCTGACAGAAGCCTGGCGCGTATGGATGAGGAGATTTTCAATAACGTGCTGTCTGCCAAAGTTCAAATTAGTGAACAAGTGAATGCATTAATGAGTCAACTTCGGAAGCAACCCGATTTTGTCTTGTTTTTCTCTTCGCTGAACTCCTTTATGAAATTGCCAGGTCAGGGCAACTATGTAGCTGCCTGCTGTTATGCCGATGCCCTGGCCTTACAGATGAACAGGAAATGGCCTGGACGGATCAAAGTGGTCAACTGGGGATATTGGGGCAGTGTTGGTTCGGTCGTATCTGAGCAGGTAAGGCAAAGCATGCATCAGAAAGGCATTGGTTCTATCGAAGCTGAGGAAGCCCATCCCATTCTGGAATGGCTGATGTCAGGTTCCCTGCAACAGGCCGTCATACTCAAGATCACCCGCAAACCCGAAATGCTTGTACTAAATGAAAATCAAATGTTAACGGTATATCGTTAG